The DNA window GAAATTGGAGAAGGACAGGACAAGCCAGGCCAGCACCGCGACGATGACCAGGAACACCAGCTGCATGGGAATGATGGTGAAGAGATAGCCCTGGCCCATGAAGGAGAAGGCCTGCAGCACATCGGGCAGCGCGCCATTGCGGGCGTTGACCGTCACCGGCTGGCCGTTGGTCAGGATCAGCGCCGCACCGCGCACGATGGACAGCATGCCGAGCGTGGCGATCAGCGAGGGCAGGCGGCCATAGGTGGAGAGCACGCCGTTGATGAGGCCGATGACGACGCCGGTGGCGAGGCCGACGCAGATCGCCGGCAGCAGCGCCCAGCCGGCGATGATCAGCATGCCGGTGGAGAGGCCCGAGAACGCATAGGTCGAGCCGACCGACAGGTCGACCTCGCCCGCGATCAGCACGAACGTCATGCCGACCGCCATGATCCCGAGCAAGGAGATCTGGCGCCCGACATTGAGCAGGTTGAGCGATGTCAGGAATCCATCGGTGGCGAAGGACAGGAACAGGCACAGCACGAGCAGGGCGATGAACACACCTGCCTCGCGCGCCCGCAAAAGCCGCGCCAGCGTGAATCGGTCCGTGGCTGGCGCGCGCGCGCCGGTCCTGACCGCATGGGCCATACAGCATCCTCCCTCAGCGTGATCGGCCGGTCCTCACCAGCGTGACCACTCTTCCATTCCATCGACCCGAGCCGAGCTCGTGCGCGGGCCGATGCATTCGTGCCGATCCCAAACTGATTCAGGGTCGGGCTCTATCCCCCTGTTCGGCCATGATCTTTCGAAAAGGGATCATGGCCATGGCGTGGGCGTCGCCGCCCATGCCGCTATTCTCGCCGCGTCAGGACGCCTGGCGGAACGAACCGGCCGGCACCTTGCGCAGCTCGTCGAAATTCCCGTATTCGCGAACCTTCTTGAACGGCGCGTTCTCGACGGCGTTGTAGGAGCAGATGTAGCCCCAGCGATAGGTGTCGGACCGGTTGGCATCGGAGCGGTGCAGGAGATTGCCGTCGAAGATCAGCGCGTCGCCGGCTTCCATCTCGACATAGATGTGCTCGTAGCGCTTGAGTGCTGCTTCCAGATGTTCCTGCTCGACATTGGTCTGGTCGTTCTCGCGGATATGGTTGAGGCGGCCGAGCTTGTGCGTACCCTTCAGCACCTGCAGGCAGCCATTCTCCCGTGTTGCCTTGTCGAGCGCGACATAGATGCTCATCATCTCCGGCGCCAGGCAGCCGTAATTGTACCAGTAGCCGAAATCCTGGTGCCATTCCCAAGCGCCGCCCTCATTGGGCTGCTTCATCGTCATCTTGTGGCTGTAAAGGTAGATCGGCTTGCCGACGGCGTCTTCCGCCAGATCGACCATGCGCTCGTCGCGGGCGAGCAGCCCGTATTTGTCGTCCTCGGCCTTGGTCCACATCTTCAGAAGGGTGGTCTTGCCCTCCTTGTCGCCCTTGGCCATCACGGCGCCATTCTTGTTTTCCGCTTCCAGCTGCGCACGGGCATGGTCGCGAAAATCCTCCACTTCCGCCACGCTGAGCAGTCCCCTGCGGATAATATAGCCATCACGGGCGTAGTCTTCCGCCTCTTTCCTCGTCATCGCCAGCATCGTCTTGCCTCCCTGGACTGTCGGGCCGCCAGCGGCGCAAGGCGCCGGGAAAACCCGTGAAACTGGGGTTCTCGGTAAAAGCCCGCAGAAATCCCCGACCTCATGCGAGCAACCATAGCGACGCTGGGCGGCGAACAAAATGGACAGCAAGACGCTTGTTTTGTATAAAACGCGCATATGAACAAGACGGATGTTTTCGAGAGTTTCCACTATGTGCCGGCCGCCGGCTGGACGCGCACGGCCTTCAGCGTGCTGCGCGCCGGCAAGGTGGCGGCGGCGCGCGATTACCGCATAGAACGGCCGGTCTATCCCGGCCAGGACATCCTCTACTGCCTGTCGGGGAGGGGCCATGTCGAGACGCTTGGGCAGCGGCTGGACGTGCGTGCTCACCAGCTGGTGTGGATGGCCAACGAGGCGCCGCATGTGCATTGCGCCGATCCGGACGAGCCGTGGACGCTGCTGTGGTTTCGGCTCGACGGCCCGGACCCGGCGATCCTGCGGCGCAAGCTGTTCGGCGAGGGCGTGTTGCGCACCGGCTTCACGGAAGCGACCAGCCCGGCGCCATGGTTCGAGCGGCTGTTTTCGGCGCTGCGCCGGCGCGACGCCGGCCTCGACCTGCGGCTGAACCAGCTGGTCGCCGAGTTCCTGCTTCTGGTCGACCGCGCGGTGAACGGCGCCGGCAATGACGATCTGCCGAAGCCGCTTGCCTCGGCGCTCGACGCCATGCGCGCCGAACCCGGCTTTGCGTGGGCGGCATCCGACCTTGCCGCCGTCACCGGGCTCGGCGCCTCGCAGGTGCGGCGGCTGTTCCAGAAACATCTGCGCACCAGCCCGCACCAATGGCTGATGCGCGAGCGGCTGATGCAAGCGCAATCGCTGCTGGTGCAGGGTGATCAGCCGCTGGCCGAAGTGGCGGAAGCCTGCGGCTTCTGCGACGTCTACCATTTCGGGCGCGAGTTCAAACGCTCTGTGGGCATTTCGCCGGCCGCCTGGCGGCGCAGCGAGCTGAGTGCCGCGCCGGGGCGGTAGGAGAGCAGAGTCTTTTCAGGGGCTTGGGCCAGGCGGCTCAGGTTTTGAGTCTGCGCGGTCGTCCCCGATTGTCAGCGTCAGCGCCGCCCCTCATTGCCCTGCCGGGCATTTCTCCCCGTATAGGGACGGGGAGAAAGGGGCTGGCCGCGATGCCGCGCTCTTCTTGCAAACGTCGGTGATTGGCGAAAGCGGCGATGACAGCGCCCCTCTCCCCGTCCCTATACGGGGAGAGGACGCCGGCAGGCAGGTGAGGGGCGGCGCTGACGTCTGTTGAATGTCACAGCCGAACTCGAAACCGAAAGAGATTGCCCGGCGGCTTGCCCTTGAGAATCCCTCTGCCTTCAGCAACATGACGAACATGCACAAGCCGACTTCCACCCCACCGCGCAAATCGCAAATGGCGCTGACCGAGGAACTCGTCGCGCGCACCATGCGGGTGGTCGAGGATGCCGGGCCGACGCCGGGCATGGTCTATATGCTGGACGCCGACTATGCGCGGTTTCGCGACGAGATCCTGGCCTCGGCGCCGCCTGGACCGCTGAAGCTGTTTGCCTATGGCTCGCTGCTGTGGAAGCCGGCCGGCGAGGTGCGGGGTGGCGAACGGGCGGTGGCGCGGGGCTGGCACCGGTCGTTCTGCTTCACGGTTCAGCGCTTTCGCGGCACGCTCGAGCAACCCGGCCTGATGATGGCGCTCGACCGTGGTGGCCAGTGCCAGGGCATGGTGTTCGAGATCGCCGAGCCGGTCGCGGCCAATCTGGAGGCGCTGCTGCGCCGCGAAATGACCATCCTGCCCGCCGTCAACGTGCCGCGCTGGCTGCGGGTCAG is part of the Mesorhizobium loti genome and encodes:
- a CDS encoding gamma-glutamylcyclotransferase — protein: MALTEELVARTMRVVEDAGPTPGMVYMLDADYARFRDEILASAPPGPLKLFAYGSLLWKPAGEVRGGERAVARGWHRSFCFTVQRFRGTLEQPGLMMALDRGGQCQGMVFEIAEPVAANLEALLRREMTILPAVNVPRWLRVSTEGGASRALGFVVDPANPRYAGKLDKAAVAATLARAVGHWGSGAQYLFETIRHLDACGIRDRNLWQLQELVAQEIGRTQAAL
- a CDS encoding AraC family transcriptional regulator; protein product: MNKTDVFESFHYVPAAGWTRTAFSVLRAGKVAAARDYRIERPVYPGQDILYCLSGRGHVETLGQRLDVRAHQLVWMANEAPHVHCADPDEPWTLLWFRLDGPDPAILRRKLFGEGVLRTGFTEATSPAPWFERLFSALRRRDAGLDLRLNQLVAEFLLLVDRAVNGAGNDDLPKPLASALDAMRAEPGFAWAASDLAAVTGLGASQVRRLFQKHLRTSPHQWLMRERLMQAQSLLVQGDQPLAEVAEACGFCDVYHFGREFKRSVGISPAAWRRSELSAAPGR
- a CDS encoding phytanoyl-CoA dioxygenase family protein; the protein is MLAMTRKEAEDYARDGYIIRRGLLSVAEVEDFRDHARAQLEAENKNGAVMAKGDKEGKTTLLKMWTKAEDDKYGLLARDERMVDLAEDAVGKPIYLYSHKMTMKQPNEGGAWEWHQDFGYWYNYGCLAPEMMSIYVALDKATRENGCLQVLKGTHKLGRLNHIRENDQTNVEQEHLEAALKRYEHIYVEMEAGDALIFDGNLLHRSDANRSDTYRWGYICSYNAVENAPFKKVREYGNFDELRKVPAGSFRQAS
- a CDS encoding ABC transporter permease, which gives rise to MAHAVRTGARAPATDRFTLARLLRAREAGVFIALLVLCLFLSFATDGFLTSLNLLNVGRQISLLGIMAVGMTFVLIAGEVDLSVGSTYAFSGLSTGMLIIAGWALLPAICVGLATGVVIGLINGVLSTYGRLPSLIATLGMLSIVRGAALILTNGQPVTVNARNGALPDVLQAFSFMGQGYLFTIIPMQLVFLVIVAVLAWLVLSFSNFGFRVYAVGGSAKAARVSGISVNKVKISAFILMGVLAAFAGILGLAFLPSSQAGRTGLGLELDVIAATIVGGASLSGGEGTILGTILGVLIIGVMRNGLVLLGVSPFVQELMIGLVIIIAVGIDKWSTRRAG